Within Hyla sarda isolate aHylSar1 chromosome 7, aHylSar1.hap1, whole genome shotgun sequence, the genomic segment CTGCATAAGATAACTTAtaggcagagcattgcaccacaacaCTAAGCAGAGCCACATAGTGTCTGCAAGAGATAacctttagatcagtgtttcccaaccagggtgtctcaagctgtggcaaaacgggcatgctgggattcgtagttttgccacaggtggaggcaccctggttgggaaacactgctttagacagAGCATTGCACAATACAGCTACAGTATATGCCACAGAGGGCCGCCCAGGGGTAGGCTAcaaacagagcattgcaccacaagaCTGAACATAGTCACATAGTGCCAGCAATGGACAGAGCATTACACCACAATACTGGATAGTGCCACAAAGTGTCTGCAAtaggcagagcattgcaccacaataCGTAATAGTGCCACATAGTGTCTGCAATAGACAGAGCATTACACCACCATACTGGATAGTGCCACAAAGTGTCTGCAATAGACAGAGCATTACACCACAATACTGGATAGTGCCACATAGTGTCTGCAAtagacagagcattgcaccacaataCTGAATAGTGCCACATAGTGTCTGCAATAGACAGAGCATTACACCACCATACTGCATAGTGCCACAAAGTGTCTGCAATAGACAGAGCATTACACCACAATACTGAACAGAGTCACATAGTGCCAGCAAtagacagagcattgcaccaccatACTGGCTAGTGCCACATAGTGTCTGCAAGAGATAACCTATAGGCAGAGCATTTCACCACAATACTAGATAAGACCACATGGTTTTCCAtacagtgtatctccagctgtttagaaaacactgctaaAGACAGAGAATTGCACCAAGATACTGAGCAGAGCCACATAGTGCAAAGGAAGATACCCAACAGACAGAGCATTGCATCCCAATACTAAACCCTAGTATAGTAAAGTTGGCTTATAGTTTTTAGCCATTACTGACTGTATAAGTATTTAAGTGTATTTTAGAATGATAAAGGAAATTGCGGTTTATTATGTGACCTGAATGCGATTTCACATATTCCTAGTTGTTCTCATGACTCTTGTTATCATATGTAAGAGTGATGAAACATCTGGTTACTGTAGATGAGGAGGGAGGCTGAACCTGATACATAGATACGACCAAAGAGGAAACACAGGGACGGAAGTGTGGACATAACCCTGACAGGCATAGTGCTGACCGGCAGCCACACACCATGGAGAGTCAGGACTAACCTGCAGGTACTAGGTAGATGACAGGACACACCTGGGGCCCCTCTACTGCTGGGGGCCCCATCTAGTCTTCAGGAAAGAGAGAGCACCTTATAATCTTATTAAATATTCTCTGTAGAATCCCATCAATACTAGAGGCATAAAGGGAATAAAACAATCACAAAGTAATCAATAACCGAAAAGCAGAGaggatctatctaatatctatctatccatttatcaaTAAATCTATATCTTGTATCTATTCATTACCTCTATCTAGGTATTATCTGTTTATCTATTtatatttgtctatctatctagctatctcatatctatctatctatctatctatctatctatctatctatctatctatcgcatatctatctatctcatatctatctatctatctatctatctcatatctatctatctatctatctcacatctatctatcatctatctatctatccatctatctcatatctatctatccatctatctcatatctatctatctatttatctcatgtctatctatccatttatctataAAGCTATATTTTATTCATATATTCATTACCTATATCTAGGTattacttatctatctatctatctatctatctcatatctatctatcactatctatgtatctcatatctatgtatctacttatctttgtatctatctatctatctatctatctatctatctcatatctatctatatctatcaatCTAATGTCTATATCTCCatttatctataaatatatattttatttatctattcattatctatctatctatctatccattcatTATCTTTTTATCCatttcatatctatcatctaataTCTAaacacctatctcatatctatccatgtaACTGGCGTTTatgtatcatctatctcatatctatctatccatttatcaaGAAATCTATATTTTTTATCTATTCATTACCTCTATCTAGTTATCtgtttatctatttatctttgtctatatctatctatctcctatccatctatcgcacatctatctatctatctatctatccatctatccctatctcatatctatctatctatctatctattcattatctttttatccatttcatatctatcatctaataTCTaaatacctatctcatatctagccatGGAACTGGcgtttattatctatctatctatctatctatctatctatctatctatctatctcatatctatatatctatctcatatctatctatctatatcatatctatctatctatctcatatctatttatctatctatctatctatctatctacatgaaGAAGTCTTCATGTGGATGAAAGAACCGGAGGACCGAGGTTCTGGGTATGCGGGCACCCCAATTCATCACTTTTATTTATCTGGATGTACTGCTTTTATTgggaatctatctatctatctatctatctatctatctatctatctatctatcatctatctatctatctatctatctatctatttatctatatatctctagtAAACCCTTATTTGTTATGTATTTTATAGGGAAACCTCTCCTTTGGAGCCCATTCATACAGCGACCACTTCATAAGAGGAAAGGGGGACAAGTGCGGTTCTCAAACGATCAGACAATTGAGCTGGAGAAAAAGTTTGAGACACAGAAATATTTGTCTCCCCCAGAGAGGAAAAGGTTGGCCAAGATGCTGCAGCTCAGTGAGAGACAGGTGAGCCTTCTATGTATATCTGTCATCTCACAGTACTGGGTAGTGATAACATGTATAAACTATTGCATGACAAattgtattatagtgttatcTGTAATAGGTATGGAGAATTATCatgtaataatataattatataattaaaataatacaataatTCATATTTAAAGATAATATAATTATTACTATAAATAAGAAATGATCCTTATCATTTCTAAAATATTTACAGTTAAAGAAAAATACATTTACTATTAAAGTAATAACACAACATCCCTTTttctatacattatatttatCAACAAACTCATGTCTTCTCTGAAATAATACTATCAATAATAAAGCTTAATGATGCTGTGATATTTAAGCAATAATTTGAAATAACAATTctaattataaaataataattatgatATGCCATTTTAACTATAACTAGTAATACTAGGACTGAAaatactaaaaaataataatattgttgCTGCAGCTATTGATAATAACAATGACACAGTAATAATAACTCATGTAACACCACTATTACTTTTACTAGTTATACTACTGCTAATTACTTTGAGATTATATTAATAAATTGTGAAATGATAGTAATGACTATAATAGATAACTGcttctaccactactactactactgtaaATAATTATGAAATTATAACAATCAAATAATTCTATTAACAATACTTAGATTAGTAGTActattaaaaataatataatattcaTATTAATAATGAGTGTGATGTAATGCTGAAcactactactgctattattattaataataaaagacATTAAATAGTATTACTAATAAACTCTGAAAATGTAATACTAATAATTATAAAATTGTAATAATTAAATCTGTCATTGCTACTAATAAAACTAGtaactaaaaataataaatatgttttcCTCCTAATAATTAGAGTAATACCCATGGGCCAATAATCATTATGACAATATAAATAGTTACTACCCATGATAGTTCTATTAAGCTATTACCGATACAAATAATGCTATGAATACTTTATGACTGTTCTTAGTGACACAATGTCCCGTTGTCCTGTACAGGTGAAAACTTGGTTCCAGAACAGAAGAGCCAAATGGAGGCGCCTGAAGCAGGTAAATGCTCGTGTTTCCATGGAGAGGGCGGTATTAATGCGGTTATCTCCTAATGTGATCAGGGCCATTTAGCTGTTGTGTGCCCAAGTCATTTGTGTGGATGTGTAAACTCTCCAGGATGATTAGTAAAGTAAATACAGGGGGCGCTCGGGCGGCAGTAATGGTAAAAGCCTGGAGAGAGGAGCAGAGATAGCGCAGAGCCCGGCCGGAACCCTGCCTGCAATTGTTCTGTACACCTCCTCCAGTCATCCTGTCACTGCACATTAATCCTCCTGCACTGGGACCCTGCGGTGACCACAACACTGAATATAGATTGTGTATGGACCGTGCTAATAACATGGCTAGACCTGGGGAATGTACTCATGGTTAAGGAACTATAAGCCCCAGCAttcctcctatctatctatctatctatctatctatctatctatctatctatctatctatctatctatctatctatctatcatctcatatctatctatctatctatcatctatctatctatctatctcctatctatctatctatctcatatctatctcctatctatctatctatctatctcctatctatctatctatctatctatctatctatctatctatctatctatcatctcatatctatctatctatctcctatctatctatctatctatctatctatctttctcatatctatctttctaatatatatctctcatctatctattctCCTCACTTCTCTCTCTATCCATCATTAACTCTTCACTTCACTCTTCTGGATTCATTCCTATTGTAACTTGATTTTTACAGTGTTTTCATCCATtagataataaatatataaatgaataaataatagcTATACTATCTCTCTCtgcctgtctgtctatctatctatctatctatctatctatctatctcatatctatctatctatctatctatctatctatctatctatatatctcatatctatctatctatatatctcatatctatctatctcatatctatctatctatctatctatctaatctatctatctatctatctatctatctatctcttatctatctatctatctatctatctcatatctatctatctcctatctatctatctatctatctatctatctatcatctatctatctatctcatatctacgtatctatcatctatctatctatctatctatctatctcatatctatctatctatctatctcctatctatctatctatctatctatctcctatctatctatctatctatctatcatctatctatctatctatctatctatctatctatctatctcatatctatctatctatctatctatctcctatctatctatctcatatctatctatctatctatctatctcctatctatctatctatctcatatctatctatctcatatctatttatctatctatctatctcatatctatctatctatctatctatctcatatctatctctatctatctatctcatatctatctatctatctatctatctatcatctatctatctatctatctatctcatatctatctatctagctatctcatatctatctatctcatatctatctatctagctatctcatatctatctatctcatatctatctatctcatatctatctatctatctatctcatatctatctatctatctatctatctatctttctatctatctatctatctatctatctatctatctatctatctatctcatatctatctatctatctatctatttaataacAGATAATCAGCAGCAACTCCATTAAGGTGCAAAAAAGTGTCctttttattcacacaacgtgaggcgacgtttcgatttgctcaccaaaccattgTCAAACAACAGATGACATGACTGGTGTATATTTATAGTCACACAGGACCATTACAATAATTATTCAATAAAGTGCATAACAAcatgaaaatgtacaaaaatacaaACCAAGTGCAATTCTCTttccttctctttctctttctatcttttttttttcctcttcttgatttataccacatttttcacattgtttaaatattttttttgcatttttggatACATTCTTAAACCACAAGAATGACAAAAATTAGGCTCTGTGAAGGTGATTAAGACATAGCTCTTTGTTTTTTTCTAATTCATTTTTGGGCAAAACAATATGTTCAGATGCTAGCTGAAGGTCAGTAGTGAAATTTATAACACACTACaaaaagtacttttcttttttcttcctttttttttttggggggggggtccttgcagtatttattgatttatggttattattattattatttataaatgcAGCATACtcttacattgttttttttcttaaaaagcggatgcaaccggacatcattttttaaaccgtatgcgtttttttaaaaaccatatacgggttgaaatttgtacacgttttgattcagtttagtcaggttttgaggaatcagtttttcatcatcaaacctgatacgggaacatgcaaaaatgtggtgtgaacataGACATATATTACTGTAGTGTGAAGATCCAGACCAATACTTCTGGTTGTTCTTGTCATTGTGGTTATTGTGGGGCTTTTGTTAGCTTTAGAGGACAGTTCAGGTGGAGCCATTATGGGGGGGAATgtatcaaaaaaatttttttttttaccttcacaTGTACAGGGTCTGCTGCATATTtgggctgcatattttctgcagctgattttgctacccattaacttcaatgggtagcaatatcagttgcagaaaatattttgaaaaaatatgcagcagatcctgtacatgtgaacgtacccttaaggtagGTTCACACGTGCCtacttttgctgcagattttgctgcccattgaagtcaatgggcagcaaaatctgcagcagatctgcagcaaaaatacgcacgtttgaacatacccttaatttGCGTGGTGGAAATTGTGtacatgcgccaaatttattacatggtgctggtactttttatttattttttgcatggtgccttctctgcaacttttttttctgtgactttttaacCCGTGCGCCAAAAATGTGCAACTAAAAATGCTTTTCACAGTcaattttgtaagccaggtcagggCTGCTGTAGATTTGCGCCTCAGTTCGCAGGGTTGCGTCAaactaaaaagttgcacattgTAAATTCCTGACCAAGTTAAGTACATTTGCAAAAAAAGCCTCTAAATCGAAAGACGCAAAACGTAGGCACAAAAAATAACTGCACCAAAGtagagtgcaaaaaaataaataaataaataaataaatacagcaaCAAAAACGGGGTAAGACAAATAATAAATTGCCCCTACATCTCTGTATGTGACCAATGAGCACTGCTCCCTGTAAGGCTAGAGTTACATATATAAACTGGGCGAAActtgccacaactgatgccagaagtgcatcaattggcatcagttgtgtagcatcgggcagcaagatgcgttcccctATCTGTGTCGGTCCGGCGAGTCCAATCATCAGGCGTTCAAACTGAGAAGCCAATTAATTTTGAACTGTCCCATTCCCATTAGTACCAattcaaaaaagttaaaaataaataaatagtaaataaaaaaacaaacaaattaacaaataaaataaataaacagatatATACTATGAGGTTCTCCAGtgacttagggtctattcacatggcagattttccactttcggaattccacctcaatttATCAATTTAaatcctatagacttctatgggattgcgcactcccattcacacttctgaattttccgcaagcggaaattcagaagtgtgaatgggagtgcggaatcccatagaagtctatgggctttaatttgaggcagaattccgcaagcggaaattctgccgtgtgaatagaaccTAAGTCACTGGAGAACCTCATAGTATatatctgtttatttattttatttgtttgtttgttttatttactatttatttatttttaacttttttgaatTGGTACTAATGGGAATGGGACAGTTCAAAATTATCTGGCGTCTCAGTTTGAACGCCGGATGATTGGACTCGCCAGACCGACACAGATaggggaacgcatcttgctgcccgatgctacacaactgatgtcAATGATGCACGTCTGGCATCCGTTGTGGcaagtttgtttgtttgtttatttatttatttactatttatttatttttaaaggggttctccggtgcttacacatcctatcccctatccaaaggataggggatacgatgcctgatcgcaggagtcctgcgatcaggcatcttatcccctatcctttggataggggataagatgtgtaaacaccagagaacccctttaacttttttgaaTTGGTACTAAATAGTGATAGCTGAATTgtctacctctcatcaaaaaaaaattttgatatattatagattaatgtatgcagaataactttacaattgcatgttattaaaaaatatgcttctttctatttatttttccactttgaagaaatgaccactaggggtctccctatcagtcctggcagcaagcatttcagactcatgctggagtcctaaacactacgagctgccagtctgctttgttcacaaaggagaacactcagagctgccagcctgctttgttcacagcctgtttggctgtgaacaaagcaggctggcagctcttagtgtttaggactccagcgtgagtcagaaatgcttactgacaggactgatcgggaaaaatacaatagaaagaagcatatttttcattaacatgctattggaaagttattcaacattcattaaatcaaaaatatatcaaaagtttatttgatgagaggtaccctttaaaatctgtcataatataaaaaaaaaatatgtatagccTAGTTACATCCCTGTGCCTCCGAATTCCTGTAGTATTACTGCTCTCATATGCACCCCTGAGTTCTCTAGTGCCCCGTTTTGACCGCCACCTCATCTTCCCCATAACTCctttggtgtgtatatatatatatatatgactatgCTCTTCAGGCAGTGCGGTGTGATGAATGACTGTGATAATACGGGTACAGCTTGTTCTACTATCACAACACTGCTGTTAGAGGCCTGGTATGGTTTCAGGTAGTGGAAGCTGCAGTTTATTAAAATACTAACTGACATTTCTATTTTAGGAGAACCCCCAGGGAAATAAGAAAGAAGAAACCGAAAGTCTAGAAAACGACTGCGAGGAGGGTCAGGAAAACTGTTTAAGTCTTGAGCAGAAAAATAAAGACTCTTCTCTGGACGGGTCTCAGTGTTCACCCTCCCCCAATTCCCAGGAGAATATGGACACAGACATCTCAGAGGATTCTGACGAAGAGGTGGATATTGAAGGCGACAAAGGGTTCTACAAGTGTTCCCACTGATACGGGTCCCGTAAGGTGGGACCTTGTAATACTCAGCTTGCACTTTAACAGAAGCCGGACTCTGTAGACTCAAGTCTAACCATAGGGTGCGATGACACAGATGGTGCCTTAGCTGCAGTGTGTGTACTGATCTATcatcaggggtcaagtcttgggaaaaatgtgggaactcacccaagatttccactaaaGGACTGGTCCTGCTGGACTTCTggtaatgggaacggtgttcctgctctggaaaaagtgcaggaagccagttcccatgtgttcctgcaggacttgagccctgtctaTCATGTTATGGACTCTCTTTCTTGACAGATTGAGATTTTAATTTAAGATTGTATATTATATTTCATctgtaaatattcatgaagtgccTGCAGACTAGGGCGAGGTTTTAGAGGGATACCAGGACCGATCCCATGCTCCTGGCACATGTCTTAAACTAGGACTAGGCATTGGGTAGGAGAACGGGTCCTGCAGCGTTTTCCTATCTGGCTTGAAACGTTTCGAGTATAAAATTAGAATAAAAGCTTGGTGACATCTGGTGCATTTTTGCACcagttctggcatcagttaaaggggtactccgctggcaaacatttttccttaaatcaactggtgccagaaagttatacagatttgtaaatcacttatattaaaaaatcttactccttccagtacagaggaagttctttttttttttattatttactttctgcctgaccacagtgctctctgctgacacctctggccattttaggaactgtccagagtagaagcaaaccaccataggaaacctctcctgctctggacagttcctgacacggacagaggtgtcagcagagagcacttgtggtcagacagaaaggaaattcaaaaagaaaagaacttcctctgtagtatacagcagctgataagtactggaaggattaatgttttttttaatagaagtaatttacaaatctgtttaactttctggcaccagttgatttaaaagaaaatgttttccagtggagtaaccctttaaagccaGTTTTTGAATAAAAAACTGATCCGGATGGAACTCATATCTGTGAATACAGCCTTAGACCTCATGCATGGGGCCAAATTACTTCTTGGATGTTGTGTAGAATCATAAGACTGCACCCAAAAAATGCACGGGATCCTACAATATTTCTAATTTCGTATGGAAGTACCATAGAGTGCCTTCACACAGGGGCCTTGTGTGTATGTGGCCTTAGAGAAATAtaccaatgttttccaaccagggtgcctccagctgttgcaaaactacaactcctagcatgcccggacagccaaaggctgtccgggcatgctgggaattgtagttttgcaacagctggaggcaccctggtcatgaAACAATGCTATAGACGCTAGGTTTATCTTTTGTAACcaggtaagggtgcattcacaccacatttttgcaatacagctcccgtatcaggtttttgatgaaaaaaggattccttaaaacctgactaaactgtatcaaaacgtgtgtacaaatttcaacccgtatacagttaaaaaatgtatacggtttgaatAAATGATgtacggttgcatctgtttttttattaaaaaaacgtatacgtttttaacttttaaatccattttgaataaagtttcttgattgaaattccaagaaaaaaaaatgtgcaaggtcaaaaaacgtatggtgaaaaccggatggaaccgtatgcatatACAGTtctatacggttcccattgactcccatgctaaaaaaacaaaaacgtatacggtttaatacagtttttcacccggaccataaaacgtggtagactatggttttggttacaggtaaaaaaacggacaaaaccgtatacgatgcaaaatggactaaaccggatgatgcatttgacatatggtttacaattagagatgagcgaacttacagtaaattcgattcgtcacgaacttctcggctcggcagttgatgacttttcctgggtaaattagttcagctttccggtgctccggtgggctggaaaaggtggatacagtcctaggaaagagtctcctaggactttatccaccttttccagcccaccggagcacctgaaggctgaactaatttacgcaggaaaagtcatcaactgccgagccgagaagtacgtgacgaatcgaatttactgtaagttcgctcatctctatttacaatgttaagtcaatgcatacggttttctatacggttccatgcggtttttaacttgaaaccgtatacgggaactgtataacaaaaacgtagtgtgcatgcaccctaatacTAACCGATACATGTCAGGTAGGGGGCATGCTTTGGGCGGAGTACTGGAAAAATATCCGTCCCAGCATGCCCCAGCAGACATTGCTATGCTTCTTCTCTAAGCCCGCCCTGAtgcgttttgtattttttttttaaggaaacattTTCCATAACCCTAAATGTTACTTGTACCAAGTTCTGATTCTAAAAACGACGATGTAGCCAGGATGTTTACTGCTgttttgtatataatgtatgtaatttatatatgtatatgtttttgtAAATGTCAAGAGACTGCATACCTCATATTGTTTATATGActtgtacatatatattttttttttcctaaaagattaagaatatatttaatttttttgggggggggttgaacccgtggaataaaaaaaaaagtgaaattgtGTAGTAAaatgtgttatgttttttttttttggaaatagAAAGGAAATGTTTCACCAGAATATGATCTtacgtttttatgttaaacatatttttacagctttttttttttccctgttgcttttttttaactataacatttttattttgaccactaagcctaataatacgTTGACAAATtgtgaatactttttttttttagcagttatCTAATTATTATCACAAGCAGAATTACAATGGAAGGTGATAccagtatatagatcagtgttttccaaccagggtgcctccagctgttgcaaaaccacaattcccagtatgcagaAAATATAGGATCTACTATTTATGATAGGTAGGATCACAGCCTCCATTCAAAGGCTGTCCATGTCCGCTGGGAGCttttgtttttgcaacagctggaggcaccctggttggagaacactgataTAGATAATATATGATCCACTATTTACTATAGGTGATGTCACGGCCTCCATTCTTGCTCTCCTTGCACACAGGGCATACCTAAAAAAAAcgtccccattaaagtcaatgaaaaTCTCCAAACTACAGGTTCCTATGGTCCGTGTAGCTGGTGACAAgatagctgtaaaaaaaaaggacaagaatagctgtaaaaataaaaatggagccATACTTACCTTCCCCTACTCGCTGTGGCCATTCCGATGGCTCCCAGTATCTGCTGCTTTTAGCAGCTTTCTGGTTTCAATgatcctctatagcagtggtccccaaactgtggccctccagatgttggaaaactacaattcccagcatgcctggacagccaacgcctgtccaggcatgctgggagttgtagttttgcaacatctggagggccacagtttggggaccactgctctataggcaGATCACCATTGCAGGCAGTGAGTCAGTATTTCCTGCAGGGATAGCAGATCAGCCGAGAGCAGTGGGGACCAAGTGCCATTGGAGTTGCGATTGTAAGGAAACGGAGCAGGTgagggtgttttttatttttatttttgttatttttactgCATCCCgagtcaaatttttaaaaaaaccctgtgtacccagaatactcctttagggtacgtatacacgtacacagatttgatgcgcaggattttcagctgcagattccaatgtaaactaaatgactgagcac encodes:
- the HHEX gene encoding hematopoietically-expressed homeobox protein HHEX, with product MQYQQHPSSSGMGLSVPLYAPTPLQPVHPTPFYIDDILGRNAASNGAPAVPTPTLPSPNSSFTSLVTTYRTPVYEPTPIHPAFTHPAALAASYGTSTFQNPLYHFSRPMSEYTHALIRHDSLGKPLLWSPFIQRPLHKRKGGQVRFSNDQTIELEKKFETQKYLSPPERKRLAKMLQLSERQVKTWFQNRRAKWRRLKQENPQGNKKEETESLENDCEEGQENCLSLEQKNKDSSLDGSQCSPSPNSQENMDTDISEDSDEEVDIEGDKGFYKCSH